In the Clostridium gelidum genome, GCTCTGAATAAATACTTATCTTAATTCAAAAGATAAAGGATATTCAAAAAAAACTAGAAGCTATTTTATCTAGTAAGAGAATAGAGAATATAAATAATTAATCAACAAAGCCTTTCTCTATTGCATATTTAACGGCTTGACTGCGGTTTTCCATGTGCAGATTATTTAAATTCATTCAATAATTTTATTGCAAGGCCAGGAGATAGAGGGATTTCTCCTTGCTTATATTGTTTCAGCATTTCTTGAAACACTATTTCTACAGTATCAGCACCAGAATGTTTAACAATATTATTAAGTGATTCTTTTATGATATTGAGGATATTTGCATTGAATTTATTGTCGTAAATTTCAAAATTTTCTATACCAGTATAATCAATTTTGACAGTAAGTTCATGACCTTTTTCAAAGTTATTTATCAAATCAGCTAATTCTACAAAAAAGCTTTTTGTATTTTTTATCTCTTCTCGCATACTTAAAATTATTTCCTGTGTGTCTTTTTGTGCTTGTTGCGCAACTACGGTTAGGCGTCCAAGTCATTAAAGGGCTGCTTCTGTTTGCTTCTTTATAGTTGTATCGCGAATAATTAAGAGTTTTCATAATAAAAATTTTTTCTCATTTTGTATAGGCAAACATAGAGCTTCATAATAATATGTAAATCCATTTTGTATTTGTTCAAATTCTAAATATTCTTTTTCTTCAACTAGCATGTTGTGTAATGCTGGCCATTTATAAAAAAAATCTGAAATATAAGTTCCAATATTTTTAATAGTTTCACATTTTAGAATGTGTTTGGCAGCAGTATTAATATCCACAATACGATTTTTTAAATCAATTACAACAATACCATCTTTTAAATTTTCAATGACTCTGGTTTGTGCAATTGGAACAAGGTCGAAAAGTTTGTGTCTAAACAATGCCCATATGATGAGAGGAATTGAAATGCCCCAAGCCACAGGAGTTAAATCATACTTCAAAACTTTTAATATATATAAGACATTAATAAAATGATCGGATGGGAGGATTTATAATGAGATACATAAATTAATTTTACAGAAGTACTTTTTATATTGTTTGTAATGAATACTGATTTAAGATAGAATATAATCAATATAAATAATAGAAAAAGGATGAAGTGAATATGGAAGAAAACATAAGCTTAGAAAATTTAAGTGCGGAAGAAACATGGGAAAAATTATATAACAAAGAATTGAATTGTAAGAAAAATATACTAGAATACATAGATATTACAAAAATACTTAAAAAAGAAAATATAGATCCTGAGAAAATTCAAGATACTTATAATTTTATTTATGATAATATTGATAAAATTGCAGATAAGATTAAGCCTAACACTATTATGTTTTTACAAAATCAATTGAAAGCTCAACTTGGAAAATATGTAGTGGTAAAGGAGCCTAAAATAGAAAATACTTTTATAAAGTTTTTTAAAGAGGCATATCCAGCAGAGACCAGAAGAAAAGATTTTACATGGGTGCTAATGGATATTAACAACATAGTAGAGGAACAAATTTGGACTACTTTAGTTTATATTAATAGATCGTATATAGGAAATAGCGTTAGATTAAGCAGTGAGGAAAAATCAGATATAATTAAAATGGTAATAAAACTAGTTAAAAAGAATGATATAAAATATATTAATCAGATAAAGAGTTTATCAAAATTACTTAACAACTTGCAAATTAAAGTTATAAGTGTAAATGATAAATTTAAGGTTAAGAAAGTGACTAAAGTATAAATATTTAAAGAAAAATGTAGTTATGCATATAATTCCTAGAAATAAGCGGGATTATATGCATTTTATTTTAAATGATTAAGAATTTCATCTAATTGGAATTATTTCTTTATGATCATTAAAAATTATGATAGTATTAAATTACATATAATAGTTTTATATTCCATAAATTGATTTGTATAGAAAAAGTAAGATAATAATAGTGTTTTATAATACTAGGGGGTAGGATATGTTTATAGTTTGTTTGTTTATAGGGATTGCAGTATTTGGATGTATATATTTAGATGTCAGAAAGAAAATAGATTTAATGCATAAAGGTATCATGAGCTTATTTTTAATTGTTGTGCCACATATTTTTTTGATAACATATTTTTTTAATCAGTATGCAACACAGAATAAGATATCACAATTATGGCAAGGTGTAATTATATTCGAAGCTATAATATTTATTTCTTACATATGGGGTAAAATTAATTTTTTTCCACAGTCTAAAAAGCAAATAGTTAATCATAGGTTAAGAATATTATTAGGTGGGAGACGCCTTGTTTTTTGTGGATTATATACAGTATTTATTCAAAGTATAATTTGCAGTTATGTTTATAGTAGTTTTATACAAAGTTTTGAAATTTCAAATAAGATATACATAGCAGATATTATTATTACTATATTATTTATTCTTACACTTATTGTAAATGGAATGTTGCGTATTATATGTACTTCAAGAAGACTTAATATTATAAAGAGAATAATAGTCGCATGGATGGTGTTTATTCCAATTTTGAATATTTTTATAATGATATATGCATGCAATCTTGCAAAAGATGAGTATGAGCATGAATGTTATAAAATTAATATCGAAAAGACACGGGTTGATTCAGAAATATGCAAAACAAAATATCCATTTGTTTTAATTCATGGTGTAGGGTTTAGGGATTTCAAATATATTAACTATTGGGGAAGAATTCCTAAAGAACTGATTAGGCAAGGTGCAACTGTTTATTATGGTAATCAAGAAGCCTTTGGAACTGTAGAATATAATGCAAAGGATATTAAAGAGAAGATTCTTGACGTTGTTAGAGAAACAGGGTGTGAAAAAGTTAATATTATTGCACATTCTAAAGGTGGCTTAGATGCACGATATATGGTTAGTGAACTAGAAATGGGGGATTATGTTGCATCGATTACAATGATGTCATCACCACATAACGGTGTAAAGTTTGTTGATATTGCTTGCCATATACCTGATGTGATTTATAAAGGTATTGCAAAAGCTTTTAATAAATATTTCAAATTGATTGGTGATAAAAACCCAGATTTCTATACTGCAACTAGGCAATTTTCAACTCATAATAGTAAGAAATTCAATGAAAAAGTTAAAGATGTAGTAGGGGTTTATTATCAAAGTTATGCAACTGTAATGAGAAATTTATTTAGTGATTATATATTGACCATTCCTTATATTTTAGTAAAACTAACAGAAGGAGATAATGATGGTTTAGTTTCCGTTGATTCTGCAAAATGGGGAGAATTTAGAGGTATACTTGAAAATAAGCATTATCGGGGCATTTCTCATGGTGATATTATAGACTTAAGGAGAGATGATTACAAAGCGTTTGACGTAATTGAAAAATATGTGGAAATTGCGTCTGAGCTTAAAGAAAAAGGATATTAATATTTATTTTCATAGTAATGCACTAGTGATACGATGAACTGCACCTTGACTAATGAATATGGTGCAGTTAATGTGAGGATTGGTGCGTTTTTTTTGGAATTAGTTAGTATTTATTTAGATAAATAGGAGCAGTTGTGTTAATATATAAATAGTTAAGGTATAGGCGTAAGTTAGTATTTTTAGAGTGATAATAATAAATTAATGTTAATATGGAGAAGCTTATGAAAAAGGGTAATTATATATTAGATACGATTAATGAAATAAAAAAAGTTTTAGGAAAAAATGATTATAGAATAAAACGATATAATAAAGATTTGGAATGGTTTGAAGATAGAAAAAACATATTTAAGGACAATATAATAAGAGTTGCTATTATGGGAATAACAAGTAGTGGGAAATCAACTTTAGTAAATGCGCTTTTAGGTGAAAAGATTTTGCCTATGGCTATAAGACCAAGTTCTAGCATTATAATTACTGCATGTAAGGGAGAAAATAGACAAGCTACTATTT is a window encoding:
- a CDS encoding sensor histidine kinase — translated: MREEIKNTKSFFVELADLINNFEKGHELTVKIDYTGIENFEIYDNKFNANILNIIKESLNNIVKHSGADTVEIVFQEMLKQYKQGEIPLSPGLAIKLLNEFK
- a CDS encoding histidine kinase N-terminal 7TM domain-containing protein, coding for MLPSDHFINVLYILKVLKYDLTPVAWGISIPLIIWALFRHKLFDLVPIAQTRVIENLKDGIVVIDLKNRIVDINTAAKHILKCETIKNIGTYISDFFYKWPALHNMLVEEKEYLEFEQIQNGFTYYYEALCLPIQNEKKFLL
- a CDS encoding esterase/lipase family protein — protein: MFIVCLFIGIAVFGCIYLDVRKKIDLMHKGIMSLFLIVVPHIFLITYFFNQYATQNKISQLWQGVIIFEAIIFISYIWGKINFFPQSKKQIVNHRLRILLGGRRLVFCGLYTVFIQSIICSYVYSSFIQSFEISNKIYIADIIITILFILTLIVNGMLRIICTSRRLNIIKRIIVAWMVFIPILNIFIMIYACNLAKDEYEHECYKINIEKTRVDSEICKTKYPFVLIHGVGFRDFKYINYWGRIPKELIRQGATVYYGNQEAFGTVEYNAKDIKEKILDVVRETGCEKVNIIAHSKGGLDARYMVSELEMGDYVASITMMSSPHNGVKFVDIACHIPDVIYKGIAKAFNKYFKLIGDKNPDFYTATRQFSTHNSKKFNEKVKDVVGVYYQSYATVMRNLFSDYILTIPYILVKLTEGDNDGLVSVDSAKWGEFRGILENKHYRGISHGDIIDLRRDDYKAFDVIEKYVEIASELKEKGY